From Acidovorax sp. FHTAMBA, one genomic window encodes:
- a CDS encoding YbfB/YjiJ family MFS transporter encodes MSFSPPIAPTPVSPLRSLWLAVALSMGAAISLGITRFAYALLLPPMREDLGWSYTLAGGMNTVNALGYLLGALATPLLLRRVAPGAVLLVGAVMATVFMGLSGFFTQASPLLVQRLLAGGASALVFIAGGLLAARLGAQVPGRSGLLLGLYYGGTGWGISLSALLVPAVLGVAPAPHGWTWAWWALALACVAATAVLLWPARVLHGLAAPVAAAPGTTPAAAVPDRVRWRALAPALLGYGLFGVGYIGYMTFVVALLREQGRGAGEVTLFYALLGLAVVLSSRIWAGLLDRSRGGEALARLNGLLGVATILPAITGAWPVVLASGLLFGGVFLSVVASTTALVRHNLPQALWASGISAFTIVFAAGQIVGPTVVGWIADGPGGLARGLVFSACALWVGALVAWRQKPL; translated from the coding sequence ACCGCCTATTGCTCCGACCCCCGTCTCCCCGTTGCGCAGCCTGTGGCTGGCTGTGGCCTTGTCGATGGGTGCGGCCATCTCGCTGGGCATCACGCGGTTTGCCTATGCCTTGCTGTTGCCACCCATGCGCGAAGACCTGGGCTGGTCGTACACGCTGGCGGGCGGCATGAACACGGTGAACGCGCTGGGCTACCTGCTGGGCGCCCTGGCCACGCCCCTGCTGTTGCGGCGCGTGGCTCCCGGGGCGGTGCTGCTGGTGGGCGCCGTGATGGCCACGGTGTTCATGGGCCTGAGCGGATTTTTCACGCAGGCATCACCTCTGCTGGTGCAGCGCCTGCTGGCCGGTGGGGCCAGCGCGCTGGTTTTCATTGCGGGCGGCTTGTTGGCGGCGCGGCTGGGTGCCCAGGTGCCGGGGCGCAGCGGCTTGCTGCTGGGCCTGTATTACGGCGGCACGGGCTGGGGCATCAGCCTGTCGGCCTTGCTGGTGCCTGCGGTGCTGGGCGTGGCGCCTGCGCCGCATGGCTGGACCTGGGCCTGGTGGGCGCTCGCGCTGGCTTGCGTTGCGGCCACGGCGGTGCTGCTGTGGCCCGCGCGGGTGTTGCACGGGCTGGCGGCACCCGTGGCCGCCGCGCCCGGAACCACACCGGCGGCTGCAGTGCCCGACCGTGTGCGGTGGCGGGCATTGGCCCCTGCACTGCTGGGCTACGGCCTGTTTGGCGTGGGCTATATCGGCTACATGACGTTTGTGGTGGCGCTGCTGCGCGAGCAGGGCCGGGGCGCGGGCGAGGTGACGCTGTTTTATGCCCTGCTGGGGCTGGCCGTGGTGCTGTCGTCGCGCATCTGGGCCGGGCTGCTGGACCGCAGCCGGGGCGGCGAGGCCCTGGCGCGCCTGAATGGGTTGCTGGGCGTGGCCACGATCCTGCCCGCCATCACGGGCGCGTGGCCGGTGGTGTTGGCCTCGGGGCTGCTGTTTGGCGGGGTGTTTTTGTCGGTGGTGGCATCGACCACGGCGCTGGTGCGGCACAACCTGCCGCAGGCGCTGTGGGCCAGCGGCATCAGCGCGTTCACCATCGTGTTTGCGGCCGGGCAGATTGTGGGGCCCACGGTGGTGGGCTGGATTGCCGATGGCCCTGGAGGCCTGGCGCGCGGGCTGGTGTTCTCGGCCTGCGCGCTGTGGGTGGGGGCGCTGGTGGCGTGGCGGCAAAAGCCGCTGTAG